The Caretta caretta isolate rCarCar2 chromosome 10, rCarCar1.hap1, whole genome shotgun sequence genome has a window encoding:
- the CTXND1 gene encoding cortexin domain-containing 1 protein isoform X2: MQVLLAGIVHTHIHFAAVIESTSCEVYPNQADLLSWISTLAIVFGLASNVAPGKLTTPSPPSSTSLTKGGCQGKSLPLLILCMMMVAVSTNPDEERCKQWRRQHQSLHMLMWTKD; this comes from the exons GTTCTCTTAGCTGGCATAGTTCACACCCACATCCATTTTGCTGCTGTAATTGAGAGCACATCCTGTGAAGTCTACCCTAATCAAGCAGACCTCCTCTCGTGGATCAGTACACTAGCCATAGTCTTTGGATTGGCATCAAACGTGGCCCCAGGGAAGCTCACA ACGCCCTCACCTCCTTCATCCACCAGCCTGACCAAGGGTGGATGTCAAGGGAAATCTCTCCCACTGCTCATTCT GTGTATGATGATGGTAGCAGTAAGCACAAACCCGGATGAGGAGAGATGCAAACAATGGAGGCGCCAACACCAGAGCCTGCATATGTTGATGTGGACAAAGGACTAA
- the CTXND1 gene encoding cortexin domain-containing 1 protein isoform X3 yields the protein MQVLLAGIVHTHIHFAAVIESTSCEVYPNQADLLSWISTLAIVFGLASNVAPGKLTVSLADALTSFIHQPDQGWMSREISPTAHSVYDDGSSKHKPG from the exons GTTCTCTTAGCTGGCATAGTTCACACCCACATCCATTTTGCTGCTGTAATTGAGAGCACATCCTGTGAAGTCTACCCTAATCAAGCAGACCTCCTCTCGTGGATCAGTACACTAGCCATAGTCTTTGGATTGGCATCAAACGTGGCCCCAGGGAAGCTCACAGTGAGTTTGG CAGACGCCCTCACCTCCTTCATCCACCAGCCTGACCAAGGGTGGATGTCAAGGGAAATCTCTCCCACTGCTCATTCT GTGTATGATGATGGTAGCAGTAAGCACAAACCCGGATGA
- the CTXND1 gene encoding cortexin domain-containing 1 protein isoform X1: MQTMEAPTPEPAYVDVDKGLTLACFVFLCLFLIVMIIRCAKVIMDPYSAIPTSTWEEQHLDD; the protein is encoded by the coding sequence ATGCAAACAATGGAGGCGCCAACACCAGAGCCTGCATATGTTGATGTGGACAAAGGACTAACATTAGCATGTTTTGTCTTCCTTTGCCTTTTCTTGATCGTCATGATTATTCGCTGTGCAAAAGTCATCATGGACCCTTACAGCGCCATCCCAACTTCCACATGGGAGGAGCAGCACCTGGATGACTGA